A region from the Maniola jurtina chromosome 20, ilManJurt1.1, whole genome shotgun sequence genome encodes:
- the LOC123875574 gene encoding ceramide-1-phosphate transfer protein, with amino-acid sequence MSNESTLDLEYVTESFQKSLKENDDVIIDAYIDGYNELVKFLNLIGTVFSFVSSDVKSKIKIMEKHRAGEDALYYESFKKMMKYEKETSLHDKNGFVSGSRTMLRLHRGLDFIRLFLKRLSESEEGVNTCTTCQGSYNETLAEFHPWYIRKAATLAMHALPSRPDLLHKIFGNEEKLTEALTILPQTLKSCDEVYQRVENLYTDFDFHGLP; translated from the exons ATGTCTAACGAGAGTACTTTAGATTTAGAATACGTTACcgaaagttttcaaaaaagccTGAAAGAAAATGACGATGTGATAATAGACGCCTATATAGACGGTTACAATGAGCTTGTAAA GTTCTTAAATCTTATCGGAACAGTGTTCTCATTCGTGAGTAGCGATGTGAAgagtaaaatcaaaataatggaGAAACACAGGGCGGGGGAAGATGCACTTTATTACGAATCGTTCAAGAAAATGATGAAGTACGAAAAGGAAACCAGCTTGCACGACAAGAATGGATTTGTGTCAGGCTCAAGGACGATGCTGAGATTGCACCGAGGCTTAG atttcaTACGGCTGTTCCTCAAGAGATTGAGTGAGTCAGAGGAAGGTGTGAACACTTGCACGACATGTCAGGGTTCTTACAATGAGACCCTCGCAGAGTTCCATCCCTGGTACATCAGGAAAGCTGCCACTCTGGCCATGCATGCTCTACCTTCCAGACCAGACCTACTTCATAAG ATTTTTGGCAACGAAGAAAAACTAACAGAAGCACTCACAATTCTGCCACAGACGCTAAAATCATGTGACGAAGTCTACCAACGTGTGGAAAATCTATATACAGACTTCGATTTCCATGGTTTGCCATAG
- the LOC123875565 gene encoding optineurin isoform X2 yields MSAKAENDDDSFIIILGTSPGASMDVEKCNGVVNGELDKSQIEDAMKDLSVEANMAFKAQFQLGDSPSPASMMVASTLITDDRSTEELQKRFGELLDENVVLKETLKQNNDSMKEQFMLIASCQEDMLRTHRLHKEKFDETRELVERLRQENKQLKLDISRVSDSEIPINSETGESKSGASSGVEFVTSPDDDTIDKLTAQLELVEKQRRQVIVENEKLSWQKESLEHIVDATSKERDDAKEKLKNVELLLSNKESDHAQELQKLHFIINDLQAKLKSMSANVSSEELAKRDAYIQQLETKLSTHQNELKKAQIKILDLENIKLEFTQHKSGVAETTKMYKEQIQDLNNRIKEMQTVVFHPVHFSMSTEGDSLSEYASYASNVKVYDRTLKHLSEFLTNLTKGLSDSLVHTLGVIASLYDFKLERCSADRVKSGLAEVRQMIERQHSEALTNISQVRGTLSIFEGIFKDYTDLLKKSLAKPEPKPQSQSVEQLTAALVARGQELQALEAELAALKNYKDDCELLKAQVDLYKCDFEAERESRQKMASEKENAHTDLRTAQRKIQELTAQLEEIRILSPGLHKSVTTKKAPSHPATPARSPRPAPATTAAATTTTGNMVYKCPKCMRFSSDQYKVMEDHFDFCLDDF; encoded by the exons ATGTCAGCAAAAGCGGAAAATGATGATGACTCATTTATTATCATCCTTGGTACTTCCCCTGGAGCTAGTATGGATGTGGAGAAGTGCAATGGTGTTGTGAATGGGGaattggataaatcacagattGAGGATGCTATGAAAGACCTGTCTGTAGAAGCTAACATGGCATTTAAGGCACAGTTCCAACTTGGCGATAGT CCATCTCCAGCAAGCATGATGGTTGCAAGCACACTAATAACTGACGACAGAAGTACAGAGGAACTCCAAAAGCGATTTGGTGAGCTTTTAGATGAGAATGTAGTTCTCAAAGAGACACTGAAGCAGAATAACGACTCGATGAAGGAACAGTTCATGTTGATTGCATCCTGCCAAGAGGACATGCTCAGGACTCACAGACTTCATAAGGAAAAGTTTGACGAGACTAGGGAACTGGTTGAGAGG CTAAGGCAAGAAAACAAGCAGCTCAAGCTTGATATATCCCGTGTGTCAGACAGTGAAATCCCTATCAACAGTGAAACAGGAGAGAGTAAGTCTGGTGCCTCTTCCGGAGTGGAGTTCGTCACTTCACCGGACGACGATACCATTGACAAACTCACCGCGCAGCTAGAACTAGTGGAGAAACAGAGGAGACAG GTTATTGTAGAAAATGAAAAGCTATCATGGCAGAAGGAATCGTTGGAACACATAGTTGATGCCACATCCAAAGAAAGGGATGATGCTAAGGAGAAATTGAAAAATGTTGag CTGCTACTATCCAACAAGGAGAGTGACCATGCTCAAGAGCTACAGAAACTACACTTTATTATAAATGACCTGCAAGCTAAATTGAAATCTATGAGCGCC AATGTATCGTCAGAAGAACTAGCCAAACGAGATGCATACATACAGCAGCTGGAGACTAAGCTTTCCACTCATCAGAATGAACTTAAGAAGGcgcaaattaaaatattagacTTGGAAAATATTAAG TTGGAGTTCACACAACACAAGTCCGGCGTAGCGGAGACGACAAAGATGTACAAAGAGCAGATACAGGATCTTAACAACAGGATAAAAGAAATGCAGACTGTT GTGTTTCATCCAGTGCATTTCTCTATGAGCACGGAAGGCGATTCACTATCAGAATACGCGAGCTACGCGTCGAACGTCAAAGTGTATGACAGAACGCTCAAACATCTGTCCGAGTTTCTCACCAACTTGACTAAAGG TTTATCAGATAGTCTGGTCCACACATTGGGAGTTATAGCGAGTTTATACGACTTCAAGTTGGAAAGATGTTCGGCGGACCGAGTCAAATCGGGGCTGGCTGAAGTGAGGCAGATGATAGAGCGACAACACAGCGAGGCCTTGACTAACAT AAGCCAAGTGCGGGGCACGCTGTCAATATTTGAAGGCATCTTCAAAGACTATACAGATCTGCTGAAGAAATCTTTGGCAAAGCCAGAGCCT AAACCTCAATCGCAAAGCGTGGAGCAACTAACAGCCGCATTGGTTGCTCGAGGACAAGAGTTACAAGCCTTGGAAGCTGAGTTAGCCGCCCTCAAGAACTATAAGGACGACTGCGAGCTTTTGAAAGCGCAAGTCGACTTGTACAA GTGTGACTTCGAGGCGGAGCGAGAGTCCCGGCAGAAAATGGCGAGCGAGAAAGAGAACGCGCACACCGACCTGCGCACTGCGCAGCGCAAGATACAGGAACTCACTGCGCAG TTGGAAGAAATCCGCATCCTAAGCCCGGGTCTACACAAAAGCGTGACCACAAAAAAGGCGCCTTCACACCCCGCGACCCCCGCGCGTAGCCCGCGACCAGCTCCCGCGACCACTGCCGCAGCCACTACGACTACAGGCAACATG GTATACAAATGTCCGAAATGCATGAGGTTCTCAAGTGACCAGTACAAGGTAATGGAAGACCATTTCGATTTCTGTTTGGACGACTTTTGA
- the LOC123875565 gene encoding optineurin isoform X1 codes for MSAKAENDDDSFIIILGTSPGASMDVEKCNGVVNGELDKSQIEDAMKDLSVEANMAFKAQFQLGDSPSPASMMVASTLITDDRSTEELQKRFGELLDENVVLKETLKQNNDSMKEQFMLIASCQEDMLRTHRLHKEKFDETRELVERLRQENKQLKLDISRVSDSEIPINSETGESKSGASSGVEFVTSPDDDTIDKLTAQLELVEKQRRQVIVENEKLSWQKESLEHIVDATSKERDDAKEKLKNVELLLSNKESDHAQELQKLHFIINDLQAKLKSMSANVSSEELAKRDAYIQQLETKLSTHQNELKKAQIKILDLENIKLEFTQHKSGVAETTKMYKEQIQDLNNRIKEMQTVVFHPVHFSMSTEGDSLSEYASYASNVKVYDRTLKHLSEFLTNLTKGLSDSLVHTLGVIASLYDFKLERCSADRVKSGLAEVRQMIERQHSEALTNISQVRGTLSIFEGIFKDYTDLLKKSLAKPEPKPQSQSVEQLTAALVARGQELQALEAELAALKNYKDDCELLKAQVDLYKCDFEAERESRQKMASEKENAHTDLRTAQRKIQELTAQLEEIRILSPGLHKSVTTKKAPSHPATPARSPRPAPATTAAATTTTGNMVRKKKKIEAKPIEEPQPREKTPPPLRFDCPVCDQPFKSLILLQQHVDSCLL; via the exons ATGTCAGCAAAAGCGGAAAATGATGATGACTCATTTATTATCATCCTTGGTACTTCCCCTGGAGCTAGTATGGATGTGGAGAAGTGCAATGGTGTTGTGAATGGGGaattggataaatcacagattGAGGATGCTATGAAAGACCTGTCTGTAGAAGCTAACATGGCATTTAAGGCACAGTTCCAACTTGGCGATAGT CCATCTCCAGCAAGCATGATGGTTGCAAGCACACTAATAACTGACGACAGAAGTACAGAGGAACTCCAAAAGCGATTTGGTGAGCTTTTAGATGAGAATGTAGTTCTCAAAGAGACACTGAAGCAGAATAACGACTCGATGAAGGAACAGTTCATGTTGATTGCATCCTGCCAAGAGGACATGCTCAGGACTCACAGACTTCATAAGGAAAAGTTTGACGAGACTAGGGAACTGGTTGAGAGG CTAAGGCAAGAAAACAAGCAGCTCAAGCTTGATATATCCCGTGTGTCAGACAGTGAAATCCCTATCAACAGTGAAACAGGAGAGAGTAAGTCTGGTGCCTCTTCCGGAGTGGAGTTCGTCACTTCACCGGACGACGATACCATTGACAAACTCACCGCGCAGCTAGAACTAGTGGAGAAACAGAGGAGACAG GTTATTGTAGAAAATGAAAAGCTATCATGGCAGAAGGAATCGTTGGAACACATAGTTGATGCCACATCCAAAGAAAGGGATGATGCTAAGGAGAAATTGAAAAATGTTGag CTGCTACTATCCAACAAGGAGAGTGACCATGCTCAAGAGCTACAGAAACTACACTTTATTATAAATGACCTGCAAGCTAAATTGAAATCTATGAGCGCC AATGTATCGTCAGAAGAACTAGCCAAACGAGATGCATACATACAGCAGCTGGAGACTAAGCTTTCCACTCATCAGAATGAACTTAAGAAGGcgcaaattaaaatattagacTTGGAAAATATTAAG TTGGAGTTCACACAACACAAGTCCGGCGTAGCGGAGACGACAAAGATGTACAAAGAGCAGATACAGGATCTTAACAACAGGATAAAAGAAATGCAGACTGTT GTGTTTCATCCAGTGCATTTCTCTATGAGCACGGAAGGCGATTCACTATCAGAATACGCGAGCTACGCGTCGAACGTCAAAGTGTATGACAGAACGCTCAAACATCTGTCCGAGTTTCTCACCAACTTGACTAAAGG TTTATCAGATAGTCTGGTCCACACATTGGGAGTTATAGCGAGTTTATACGACTTCAAGTTGGAAAGATGTTCGGCGGACCGAGTCAAATCGGGGCTGGCTGAAGTGAGGCAGATGATAGAGCGACAACACAGCGAGGCCTTGACTAACAT AAGCCAAGTGCGGGGCACGCTGTCAATATTTGAAGGCATCTTCAAAGACTATACAGATCTGCTGAAGAAATCTTTGGCAAAGCCAGAGCCT AAACCTCAATCGCAAAGCGTGGAGCAACTAACAGCCGCATTGGTTGCTCGAGGACAAGAGTTACAAGCCTTGGAAGCTGAGTTAGCCGCCCTCAAGAACTATAAGGACGACTGCGAGCTTTTGAAAGCGCAAGTCGACTTGTACAA GTGTGACTTCGAGGCGGAGCGAGAGTCCCGGCAGAAAATGGCGAGCGAGAAAGAGAACGCGCACACCGACCTGCGCACTGCGCAGCGCAAGATACAGGAACTCACTGCGCAG TTGGAAGAAATCCGCATCCTAAGCCCGGGTCTACACAAAAGCGTGACCACAAAAAAGGCGCCTTCACACCCCGCGACCCCCGCGCGTAGCCCGCGACCAGCTCCCGCGACCACTGCCGCAGCCACTACGACTACAGGCAACATG GTGCgcaaaaagaagaaaatagaaGCCAAACCCATAGAAGAACCTCAACCGCGTGAAAAAACGCCGCCTCCGCTGCGTTTCGACTGCCCCGTGTGCGACCAGCCTTTCAAGAGCCTCATATTGTTACAGCAACACGTTGACTCGTGTTTACTATAA